In one Dermatophilaceae bacterium Sec6.4 genomic region, the following are encoded:
- the thiL gene encoding thiamine-phosphate kinase yields MTVREGHAVHADATLADLDEAAILHHILSPPEVPASHQLLGPGDDTALLAVRTGATLVTTDAMVVGRDWLDEWSSAADVGAKCVAQNLADIAAMGGVGTGIVVTLVADAATPVRWARELSASIAAACADHDVAVLGGDLSSAPAGVRMVSITAMGELTGPPVLRSGAQVGDVVAVSDGLGRSGAGLLLLQRDSAARDSEFVRFHLCPQVDYSQGPAAAAAGATSMIDISDGLLRDAGRIATSSGVRLDLQIPALQADVDALRVQVGDAALDCVLNGGEEHTLLATFPPRAAIPSAWRRIGVVEPGAGVSVDGTPVQPGGWDHFSA; encoded by the coding sequence ATGACGGTGCGAGAGGGACACGCTGTTCACGCCGACGCGACGCTGGCCGATTTGGATGAGGCGGCGATACTGCACCACATTCTCTCGCCGCCCGAGGTTCCCGCGAGCCACCAGTTGCTCGGACCGGGTGACGACACCGCCCTGCTGGCCGTGCGCACCGGAGCAACGCTGGTCACGACTGACGCGATGGTGGTCGGCCGGGACTGGCTCGACGAATGGTCCAGCGCCGCCGATGTCGGCGCGAAGTGTGTGGCTCAGAATCTTGCCGACATTGCCGCAATGGGGGGAGTGGGTACCGGGATCGTCGTGACTCTCGTCGCCGACGCGGCAACACCGGTCCGGTGGGCACGCGAATTGTCCGCGTCGATAGCGGCTGCCTGCGCCGACCATGATGTTGCAGTGCTCGGCGGGGACCTGTCCTCGGCTCCTGCTGGGGTGCGGATGGTTTCGATCACCGCAATGGGCGAGCTCACCGGTCCGCCGGTACTGCGTAGCGGGGCGCAGGTCGGGGATGTGGTGGCGGTCAGCGACGGGCTCGGGCGGTCAGGTGCCGGCCTACTGCTGCTGCAGCGCGACTCCGCTGCACGTGATTCAGAATTTGTCCGTTTCCATTTGTGCCCACAGGTCGACTATTCGCAAGGACCTGCCGCCGCGGCTGCCGGTGCAACCAGCATGATCGACATCAGTGACGGGCTGCTGCGCGACGCCGGTCGAATCGCCACCTCCAGCGGGGTGCGACTGGATCTACAAATACCTGCGCTGCAGGCAGACGTCGATGCCCTGCGTGTTCAGGTCGGCGACGCAGCCCTGGATTGTGTGCTCAACGGCGGCGAGGAGCACACGCTGCTGGCCACGTTCCCGCCCAGAGCCGCGATACCTTCGGCGTGGCGGAGGATCGGTGTTGTGGAGCCTGGCGCGGGCGTGAGCGTGGACGGCACCCCGGTGCAGCCGGGTGGCTGGGACCACTTCTCAGCCTGA
- a CDS encoding Lrp/AsnC ligand binding domain-containing protein, translating to MVQAYILIQADVGKARTVAAACAQLPGVHAAEDVTGPYDVIVRAEAATVDELGKLVISKIQSVGGITRTVTCTVVA from the coding sequence ATGGTTCAGGCATACATTCTCATTCAGGCAGATGTGGGCAAGGCACGCACAGTCGCTGCTGCGTGCGCGCAGCTGCCCGGTGTGCACGCCGCCGAAGACGTCACCGGGCCCTACGACGTCATCGTCCGGGCCGAGGCCGCAACCGTCGATGAGCTCGGCAAACTGGTCATCTCCAAGATCCAGAGCGTCGGCGGTATCACCCGCACCGTGACCTGCACCGTGGTCGCCTGA
- a CDS encoding DUF3515 family protein — MAAGALLLSGCGGSEMVKADAAPSAGSSGCARAASKWPATVAQQKVRPTTAKSDTVRAWGDPAIIARCGVTSPGPTTEDCVNVNGVDWVGSTLSDGYRFVTYGRSPAIEVLIPKKYQTWPVAAFSAAAQAIPQGPRHCT; from the coding sequence ATGGCAGCCGGCGCGCTGTTGCTGTCGGGCTGTGGCGGCTCGGAGATGGTCAAGGCCGATGCGGCTCCGTCCGCCGGATCATCCGGTTGTGCTCGGGCAGCATCGAAGTGGCCCGCGACAGTGGCCCAGCAGAAGGTCCGACCGACCACGGCAAAATCAGACACTGTGCGCGCGTGGGGCGACCCGGCGATCATTGCCCGCTGCGGCGTTACCAGCCCCGGCCCCACGACCGAGGACTGCGTCAACGTGAACGGCGTCGACTGGGTCGGCAGCACGCTGTCCGACGGCTATCGCTTCGTGACCTATGGGCGCTCACCGGCCATCGAAGTCCTGATTCCGAAGAAATACCAGACATGGCCCGTCGCCGCGTTCTCAGCTGCAGCCCAGGCCATCCCGCAGGGCCCCCGCCACTGCACCTAG
- a CDS encoding D-alanine--D-alanine ligase family protein, with protein MNTTREERPASGKPVVALVFGGRSSEHEVSCATAASVLASIDRDRFDVVPIGIRKDGRWVLMPDDPEPLKLSAGHTPQVSGEQAVALPTDPGSRSLVVLEPGEPPRELAQVDVVFPLLHGPFGEDGTLQGLLELADVRYVGCGVSASAVMMDKGLAKVIFAGRGLPVGAYTVITDKEWRRDALLCLDAASSLGWPVFVKPARAGSSMGVTRVEAPEELRAAIEAARVHDPKVLVEAAVQGREVECGVLEGRGAQPPRASLIGEIEVAAGRHTFYDFEAKYLDDAARLSCPAQLPDAVADQIRELSVQAFEAAGCEGLARVDWWYCPDGAIVLNEINTLPGFTPQSMFPAVWAAAGVDYPSLITELIELALERRTGLR; from the coding sequence ATGAACACAACACGTGAGGAACGCCCGGCATCGGGCAAACCGGTGGTCGCGCTGGTGTTCGGCGGGCGATCCTCGGAGCACGAGGTGTCGTGCGCGACCGCTGCGAGCGTGTTGGCCAGCATCGACCGCGATCGTTTCGACGTTGTGCCGATCGGTATCCGCAAAGACGGTCGCTGGGTGCTGATGCCCGATGATCCGGAGCCGTTGAAGTTGTCGGCCGGTCATACGCCGCAGGTGTCGGGAGAGCAGGCTGTTGCCCTGCCGACCGACCCGGGCTCACGGTCCCTCGTTGTTCTGGAACCGGGAGAGCCGCCCAGGGAGCTGGCGCAGGTCGACGTCGTATTTCCGCTGCTGCACGGTCCGTTCGGGGAGGACGGCACCCTGCAGGGCCTGCTGGAGCTGGCCGACGTGCGGTACGTGGGCTGCGGGGTGTCGGCGTCCGCAGTAATGATGGACAAGGGCCTGGCGAAGGTGATCTTCGCTGGTCGGGGGTTGCCCGTCGGTGCCTACACCGTGATCACCGACAAGGAATGGCGACGCGATGCGTTGCTGTGTCTGGATGCTGCCAGTTCGCTCGGGTGGCCCGTCTTCGTCAAACCTGCGCGGGCGGGCTCCAGCATGGGGGTGACCCGGGTGGAGGCGCCCGAGGAGCTACGCGCCGCCATCGAGGCTGCGCGCGTGCACGACCCGAAGGTGCTCGTCGAAGCCGCCGTGCAGGGCCGGGAGGTGGAATGCGGGGTGCTCGAGGGCAGGGGTGCGCAGCCGCCACGCGCATCCCTGATCGGTGAGATCGAGGTCGCCGCCGGTCGGCATACGTTCTACGACTTCGAAGCCAAGTATCTGGACGATGCTGCGCGGCTCAGCTGCCCGGCGCAGCTACCCGACGCCGTCGCAGACCAGATTCGCGAACTCTCGGTCCAGGCGTTCGAGGCTGCCGGATGTGAAGGCCTGGCGCGGGTGGACTGGTGGTACTGCCCGGACGGTGCCATCGTGCTGAACGAGATCAACACCCTGCCGGGATTCACCCCGCAGTCGATGTTTCCGGCCGTGTGGGCGGCAGCCGGGGTGGACTATCCCAGCCTGATCACCGAGCTGATCGAGCTCGCCCTGGAGCGACGCACCGGGTTGCGCTGA
- a CDS encoding PLP-dependent aspartate aminotransferase family protein, with the protein MDPGQLSPATRLVGLGRPPRRPGASVNPALELTSTYVAGGDVVYARTGNPTWSAFEEVLGSLEGGQALAFASGMAAVSASMSLVPHGSIVVAPIHSYNGTGSLLVEAAEQGRFEVRRVDVCATDEILAAMRGAHLVWLESPTNPMLEVADLPTLLAAARDAGAISVVDNTFATPLLQQPIAMGADVVVHSATKFIAGHSDVLLGVAVTDRADLHGHLLRHRILHGAIPGPFETWLALRGIRTLQVRLDRSCAGAAELASRLVDHPAVSRVRYPGFGGIVSIEVTGGPAHATRVEESVQVWLPATSLGGVESLIERRRRIPTEPTTVPQELLRLSVGMEDVSDLWRDLDAALRS; encoded by the coding sequence ATTGATCCCGGACAGCTGTCGCCCGCCACCCGCCTTGTCGGGCTCGGTCGCCCACCGCGTCGGCCCGGGGCATCGGTCAACCCCGCGCTGGAGCTGACCTCCACGTATGTCGCGGGCGGCGACGTGGTCTACGCCCGCACCGGGAACCCGACCTGGTCGGCCTTCGAGGAAGTCCTCGGATCTCTGGAGGGAGGTCAGGCGCTCGCCTTCGCCAGCGGAATGGCGGCCGTGTCCGCAAGCATGTCCCTCGTGCCGCACGGCAGCATCGTGGTCGCCCCGATCCACTCCTACAACGGCACCGGGTCACTGCTGGTCGAGGCCGCAGAGCAGGGCCGGTTCGAGGTGCGCCGGGTCGACGTATGCGCCACCGACGAGATACTGGCGGCAATGCGCGGAGCGCACCTCGTGTGGCTGGAGTCCCCCACCAACCCGATGCTCGAGGTCGCCGACCTACCGACGCTGCTGGCTGCGGCGCGTGACGCAGGCGCCATCAGCGTCGTTGACAACACGTTCGCGACTCCCCTGCTGCAGCAACCGATTGCAATGGGCGCGGACGTCGTCGTGCATTCGGCGACCAAATTCATCGCCGGGCACTCCGATGTGCTGCTCGGCGTCGCGGTCACCGACCGCGCAGATCTACACGGACACCTGTTGCGCCACCGCATCCTGCACGGCGCCATTCCCGGCCCGTTCGAAACATGGCTGGCCCTACGCGGCATCCGCACCCTGCAGGTGCGCCTGGACCGCTCCTGCGCTGGTGCGGCCGAGCTGGCATCCCGCCTGGTCGACCACCCGGCTGTATCGCGGGTTCGTTACCCGGGATTCGGCGGCATCGTCAGTATCGAGGTAACCGGTGGCCCCGCACACGCGACCCGCGTCGAGGAGTCGGTGCAGGTCTGGCTACCCGCGACGAGCCTCGGCGGTGTGGAGTCGCTCATCGAACGACGCCGACGCATCCCGACCGAGCCGACCACCGTGCCGCAGGAGCTGTTACGCCTGTCGGTCGGTATGGAGGACGTGAGCGACCTCTGGAGGGACCTGGACGCGGCCCTGCGCTCCTAG
- a CDS encoding NAD(P)H-dependent glycerol-3-phosphate dehydrogenase — protein MSRVAVLGSGSWGTAFASVLADAGNEVTMWARRPEVVADIIATRTNSAYLPHLLLPNSISVTADAAEAMAGADIVAIAVPAQSLRDNLAQWRSAIPSDAAVVSLMKGIELGTMARMSEVIVDAGGVEPERVVVVSGPNLALEIAERQPAAALVASSSARMRARVAEACATRYFRPYLGKDVIGTEIAGATKNVVALAVGMASGMGMGENTMASLLTRGLAESARLGSALTADPATFLGLAGVGDLVATCTSPKSRNRTFGFQLGLGRSLAEVIAESKQTAEGVKSCRSILELARSVDVDVPIVENVAAVVHEGRAPSEVVASLMSRSRKDEKA, from the coding sequence ATGAGTCGGGTCGCAGTACTGGGAAGCGGTAGTTGGGGTACGGCATTCGCCTCAGTGCTCGCCGACGCGGGCAACGAGGTCACGATGTGGGCGCGTCGCCCCGAGGTGGTGGCGGACATCATCGCCACGCGAACGAACTCCGCCTACCTGCCACATCTGCTGCTGCCGAATTCGATCTCGGTGACCGCCGATGCTGCCGAAGCGATGGCAGGCGCCGACATCGTCGCGATCGCGGTGCCTGCCCAGAGTCTGCGCGACAATCTCGCCCAATGGCGGTCCGCGATCCCGTCGGACGCTGCGGTGGTGTCGTTGATGAAAGGCATTGAACTGGGCACGATGGCTCGGATGAGCGAGGTGATCGTCGATGCCGGTGGGGTAGAGCCGGAACGGGTGGTGGTGGTTTCAGGTCCCAACCTCGCGCTGGAGATCGCCGAGCGCCAACCGGCTGCCGCCCTGGTGGCGTCCTCCAGTGCCCGGATGCGCGCGCGCGTCGCGGAGGCCTGCGCGACACGCTATTTCCGCCCCTACCTCGGCAAAGACGTCATCGGCACCGAGATCGCCGGCGCCACGAAGAACGTCGTTGCGTTGGCGGTCGGCATGGCCAGCGGTATGGGGATGGGGGAGAACACCATGGCCAGCCTGCTGACTCGCGGTCTCGCGGAGAGTGCCCGGCTCGGCAGCGCGTTGACTGCAGACCCGGCGACCTTCCTCGGCCTCGCCGGGGTAGGCGACCTGGTAGCGACCTGCACCTCGCCCAAGTCGCGCAATCGCACCTTTGGGTTCCAGCTTGGCCTTGGCAGGAGCCTGGCGGAGGTCATCGCCGAGTCGAAGCAGACCGCTGAGGGCGTGAAGTCCTGCCGCTCGATCCTGGAACTGGCGCGCTCGGTCGACGTGGATGTGCCGATCGTGGAGAACGTAGCCGCTGTCGTGCACGAAGGGCGTGCGCCGAGCGAGGTCGTGGCCAGCCTGATGTCCCGCTCCCGCAAGGACGAGAAGGCCTGA
- the cofC gene encoding 2-phospho-L-lactate guanylyltransferase has protein sequence MTSVGNSTWRVIVPVKERDHAKTRLRPPTGVDRSQLAMAFALDTLSAVFDVVAASGVFVVTDDQGVAGFVADRGGNTVRDPGRGLNPAIAAGLNAASDADLMSDQPCHPSRPCHPGAVLLGDVPCLTPADLTAALRACAVAESCVVPDADGTGTVLLTHHDLRRIVPRFGAGSAARHSRCAATLPLDLPRLRTDVDNEAAFEQARVLGVGPHTSALLGAATSVS, from the coding sequence GTGACATCGGTGGGAAATTCAACATGGCGGGTCATCGTGCCGGTCAAAGAACGCGATCACGCGAAGACCCGGCTGAGGCCTCCGACCGGCGTCGACCGTTCTCAACTTGCGATGGCATTCGCGCTGGACACCCTGAGCGCGGTGTTCGATGTCGTCGCGGCGTCCGGTGTCTTCGTGGTCACCGATGACCAGGGCGTCGCTGGGTTCGTCGCCGACCGCGGCGGTAACACCGTGCGCGATCCAGGACGCGGTCTGAACCCCGCCATCGCTGCGGGACTGAACGCGGCGAGCGATGCAGACCTCATGTCGGACCAGCCATGCCATCCAAGCCGTCCGTGCCATCCAGGAGCCGTCCTGCTGGGCGATGTACCCTGCCTGACCCCCGCTGACCTCACGGCAGCACTGCGGGCCTGCGCAGTGGCCGAATCGTGCGTAGTCCCCGATGCGGACGGCACGGGCACCGTGCTGCTCACCCACCACGACCTGCGCCGTATCGTCCCGCGCTTCGGCGCAGGATCGGCAGCCCGGCACAGCCGTTGCGCTGCCACCCTCCCACTGGATCTGCCTCGGCTGCGCACCGACGTGGACAACGAAGCTGCGTTCGAGCAGGCCCGGGTATTGGGCGTCGGCCCGCACACAAGTGCCCTGCTCGGCGCCGCCACCTCGGTAAGCTGA
- a CDS encoding HU family DNA-binding protein has protein sequence MNKAELVASLETRLGSKKTASDAVEGVFDIIIREVAAGRKVGITGFGTFEKVSRAARTGRNPRTGETVKIKRTSVAKFKPGAAFKAGVADVGTIPKTGNAGGRAAAGTATRAAVSTTRKPVSTRATKAVAKNGVAKKRVTAKAAQKKVTATS, from the coding sequence GTGAATAAAGCTGAACTCGTTGCGAGTCTGGAGACGCGTCTAGGGAGCAAGAAAACGGCCAGCGACGCCGTCGAGGGGGTATTCGACATCATCATTCGCGAAGTAGCGGCCGGCCGAAAAGTGGGGATCACCGGTTTCGGAACATTTGAGAAGGTCAGCCGGGCGGCTCGTACCGGTCGCAACCCGCGCACCGGCGAAACGGTGAAGATCAAGCGCACCTCGGTGGCGAAGTTCAAGCCGGGTGCCGCTTTCAAAGCGGGCGTCGCCGACGTGGGCACGATTCCGAAGACCGGCAACGCCGGAGGTCGGGCCGCAGCAGGTACAGCTACCCGCGCTGCCGTGTCCACGACGCGCAAACCGGTGTCGACGCGCGCCACCAAGGCCGTCGCCAAGAACGGTGTTGCAAAGAAGCGCGTTACCGCGAAAGCAGCTCAGAAAAAAGTCACGGCGACGAGCTAG
- a CDS encoding ISL3 family transposase produces the protein MSDPTLCCPNEDDYCDRCDLLIGLPGLRVIGVERGPGGALTVRVESPPGLMGCASCGVVAHGHGRRPVRLIDTPSAGAPVTVIWSKHRWICPEPSCPVSSFTEQDERVAVPRALLTERACWWAIGQLRREHASISGLARQMGTTWHTVWDSIRPLLQAAADDETRFAGVTMLGVDEHVWHHVSERKHGPKFFTGMVDLTRNANGHTNARLLDLVPGRSGAVYTGWLTARGEAFRDGIQVATLDPFHGYKNAIDDHLDDAIAVVDPFHIVKLATQAVDEVRRRVQQETTGHRGRRGDPLYGIQTILRCGQERLTDRQRARLQRAIAADERHEEVYLAWQASQLVRDAYKNKDLPTGRATAQRILGCFATCPIPEIKRLGTTLKRWKEAFLAYFDTNRASNGGTEAVNGLIELHRRVARGIPNRDNYRLRMLLIGGGLNL, from the coding sequence ATGTCTGACCCTACGTTGTGCTGCCCGAACGAGGACGATTACTGCGACCGGTGCGACCTACTGATCGGCCTGCCGGGGCTGCGGGTGATCGGGGTGGAGCGTGGACCTGGTGGTGCGCTAACGGTGAGGGTGGAGTCACCGCCGGGGTTGATGGGCTGCGCCTCGTGCGGTGTTGTCGCGCACGGTCACGGCCGGCGGCCGGTGCGGTTGATCGATACCCCTTCTGCTGGTGCCCCGGTCACGGTGATCTGGTCCAAACACCGCTGGATCTGCCCCGAACCGTCCTGCCCGGTCAGCTCCTTCACCGAGCAAGACGAACGGGTCGCTGTTCCGCGGGCGTTGTTGACTGAGCGGGCGTGTTGGTGGGCGATTGGGCAGCTACGGCGTGAGCACGCGAGTATCAGTGGCTTGGCTCGGCAAATGGGCACCACGTGGCACACCGTGTGGGACTCGATCCGCCCGCTGTTACAGGCCGCTGCCGATGATGAAACCCGCTTCGCGGGGGTCACCATGCTCGGGGTCGATGAGCATGTGTGGCACCACGTGTCCGAGCGCAAACATGGACCGAAGTTCTTCACAGGGATGGTCGACCTGACCCGAAATGCCAACGGGCACACCAACGCCCGGTTATTGGACTTGGTCCCTGGCCGGTCCGGCGCCGTGTACACAGGGTGGCTCACCGCGCGTGGCGAAGCGTTCCGCGACGGTATCCAGGTTGCCACGTTGGACCCGTTCCACGGGTACAAGAACGCGATCGATGACCACCTCGACGACGCGATCGCTGTGGTGGATCCGTTCCACATTGTGAAGCTCGCAACCCAGGCCGTCGATGAAGTCAGGCGTCGTGTCCAGCAGGAAACCACCGGCCACCGGGGCCGCAGGGGTGACCCGTTGTACGGGATCCAAACGATCCTGCGGTGCGGGCAAGAACGCCTGACCGACCGGCAACGAGCACGCCTGCAACGGGCGATCGCCGCCGATGAACGCCACGAGGAGGTCTACCTAGCCTGGCAAGCCAGTCAACTCGTCCGTGACGCGTACAAAAACAAAGACCTACCCACCGGGCGGGCTACCGCTCAGCGGATTCTGGGCTGCTTCGCGACGTGCCCGATCCCCGAGATCAAACGCCTCGGCACGACACTGAAACGGTGGAAAGAAGCGTTCCTGGCCTACTTCGACACCAACCGGGCCAGCAACGGCGGCACTGAGGCTGTCAACGGCCTCATCGAGCTGCACCGCCGTGTCGCCCGCGGCATCCCCAACCGCGATAACTACCGCCTGCGAATGCTCCTGATCGGCGGAGGCCTCAACCTATGA
- the leuD gene encoding 3-isopropylmalate dehydratase small subunit, which translates to MDAFIRHTGTGVPLRRGNVDTDQIIPAVYLKRVTRTGFEDGLFSAWRGDPTFILNNPSYAQGSVLVAGPDFGTGSSREHAVWALMDYGFRVVLSSRFADIFRGNSGKAGLLTAQLQQEDIELIWKLLDAEPGVQLTVDLHERTVSIREHVFSFEIDDYLRWRLLEGLDDISLTLRHDQLVADFEQARPAWKPVVEPVVRSA; encoded by the coding sequence ATGGACGCCTTCATCCGGCACACCGGCACCGGGGTGCCGCTGCGACGTGGCAATGTCGATACCGACCAGATCATTCCGGCGGTTTATCTCAAACGGGTGACCCGGACCGGATTTGAAGACGGCCTGTTCTCAGCCTGGCGGGGAGACCCGACCTTCATCCTGAACAACCCGTCGTATGCGCAAGGCTCGGTGCTGGTCGCCGGTCCGGACTTCGGCACCGGTTCCTCTCGTGAGCACGCCGTGTGGGCATTGATGGACTACGGCTTCCGGGTTGTTCTGTCGTCGCGGTTCGCGGACATCTTCCGGGGCAACTCGGGCAAGGCCGGGCTCCTGACAGCGCAACTTCAGCAAGAGGACATCGAGCTGATCTGGAAGCTGTTGGACGCCGAGCCGGGGGTGCAGCTCACGGTCGACCTGCACGAGCGGACGGTCTCTATCCGGGAGCATGTCTTCAGCTTCGAGATCGACGACTACCTGAGGTGGCGTCTGCTGGAGGGCCTCGACGACATCAGTCTGACCCTGCGACACGATCAGCTGGTCGCCGATTTCGAACAGGCCCGCCCGGCATGGAAACCCGTGGTGGAGCCCGTCGTACGGTCAGCCTGA
- the leuC gene encoding 3-isopropylmalate dehydratase large subunit, translating into MGSTLAEKVWLQHVVRSADGEPDLLYIDLHLLHEVTSPQAFDGLRLAGRGVRRTDLTVATEDHNVPTTPGPILDPVSLTQVQTLRRNCAEFGVRLFPMGDAEQGIVHIIGPQLGLTQPGMTIVCGDSHTSTHGAFGALAFGIGTSEVEHVLATQTLPLKPFRTMAVNVEGTLRPGVTAKDVILAVIAKIGTGGGQGYVIEYRGSAIRDLSMEARMTICNMSIEAGARAGMIAPDDVTFDYLKGRDYAPKGDDWDAALDSWRGLMTDDDATFDAVVDLCADDLAPFVTWGTNPGQGLPLSGTVPDPEQMPDEGERAAAERAIEYMGLVPGTPLREIAVQTVFLGSCTNGRIEDLRAAAQIIDGRQVATGVRMLVVPGSARVRLQAESEGLDQVFMRAGAEWRLAGCSMCLGMNPDQLAVGERSASTSNRNFEGRQGKGGRTHLVSPLVAAATAVRGTLSSPSDLTTV; encoded by the coding sequence GTGGGAAGCACCCTGGCCGAGAAGGTATGGCTACAGCATGTCGTCCGCAGCGCGGACGGAGAACCCGATCTGCTCTACATCGACCTGCACCTCTTGCACGAGGTCACCAGCCCGCAGGCATTCGACGGGTTACGCCTCGCCGGGCGCGGGGTCCGCCGAACAGACCTGACCGTGGCGACCGAAGACCACAACGTCCCCACGACTCCGGGCCCTATCCTCGATCCGGTCAGCCTCACGCAGGTGCAGACATTGCGCCGCAACTGTGCAGAGTTCGGCGTGCGACTCTTCCCGATGGGCGACGCGGAGCAGGGCATCGTGCACATCATCGGTCCGCAGCTCGGTCTGACGCAGCCCGGTATGACCATCGTCTGCGGTGACAGTCACACCTCGACGCACGGCGCTTTCGGTGCGCTCGCGTTCGGCATCGGCACCAGCGAGGTCGAGCATGTGCTGGCTACCCAGACCTTGCCGCTGAAGCCCTTCCGCACCATGGCTGTCAATGTCGAGGGGACCTTGCGCCCCGGCGTTACCGCGAAAGATGTGATCCTGGCGGTGATCGCCAAGATCGGCACCGGTGGTGGGCAGGGCTACGTCATCGAGTACCGCGGGTCGGCGATCCGCGACTTGTCGATGGAGGCTCGCATGACGATCTGCAATATGTCGATCGAGGCTGGGGCCCGCGCCGGGATGATCGCGCCGGACGACGTGACCTTCGACTATCTCAAGGGCCGCGACTACGCGCCGAAGGGCGACGACTGGGACGCTGCGCTCGATTCGTGGCGTGGGCTGATGACCGATGACGACGCGACGTTCGACGCCGTGGTCGATCTGTGCGCCGATGACCTGGCTCCCTTCGTGACGTGGGGTACCAACCCCGGTCAGGGGCTTCCCCTTTCCGGGACAGTGCCGGACCCGGAGCAGATGCCGGACGAGGGTGAGCGCGCAGCCGCCGAACGGGCCATCGAGTACATGGGCCTGGTCCCGGGCACCCCGCTTCGGGAGATTGCAGTACAGACGGTGTTCCTCGGCTCGTGCACCAACGGCCGTATCGAAGATCTCCGCGCAGCAGCACAGATCATTGATGGCCGACAGGTCGCGACGGGTGTCCGAATGCTGGTTGTCCCGGGGTCTGCGCGGGTTCGACTGCAGGCTGAGTCCGAGGGCCTGGACCAGGTGTTCATGCGGGCCGGTGCCGAATGGCGACTGGCAGGGTGCTCGATGTGTCTGGGCATGAATCCCGACCAGCTCGCCGTCGGGGAGCGGTCCGCATCGACGTCCAACCGCAACTTCGAAGGTCGTCAGGGTAAGGGTGGCCGCACGCATCTGGTCAGCCCGCTGGTGGCGGCGGCAACAGCAGTACGTGGCACATTGTCCAGCCCGTCCGATCTCACAACAGTCTGA
- a CDS encoding IclR family transcriptional regulator, whose translation MDNSSGVGVLDKAAIVLAALEAGPSTLAQLVSHTGLARPTAHRLAVALEHHRLVSRDLQGRFVLGPRLNELASAAGEDRLLAAAGPVLGALRDHTSESAQLFRRQGDQRICVAAADRPAGLRDSIPVGSTLTMHGGSAAQVLLAWEEPDRLHRGLQNAQFTATTLSAVRRRGWAQSVSEREQGVASVSAPVRSPSGRVIAAVSISGPIDRVSRQPGRLHAGTVVAGANKLTEVLARAHAAGQGGARRSEQSA comes from the coding sequence ATGGACAATTCTAGCGGCGTCGGAGTCTTGGACAAGGCCGCGATCGTGCTCGCAGCACTAGAAGCAGGACCCTCGACCTTGGCCCAACTGGTCAGCCACACAGGATTGGCTCGACCGACCGCCCACCGGCTCGCTGTCGCTCTCGAGCACCACCGGTTGGTCTCGCGCGATCTGCAGGGCCGGTTCGTGCTCGGCCCCCGCCTGAACGAGCTGGCCTCTGCTGCCGGTGAGGACAGGCTCCTCGCGGCAGCTGGACCTGTGCTCGGCGCGCTGCGCGATCACACCAGCGAGAGCGCGCAGCTTTTCCGACGCCAGGGCGACCAGCGCATCTGCGTGGCAGCCGCAGACCGCCCCGCTGGGCTACGGGACTCGATCCCGGTCGGCTCGACGCTGACCATGCACGGCGGTTCCGCAGCGCAGGTACTCCTGGCATGGGAAGAGCCGGATCGTCTGCACCGTGGGTTGCAGAATGCCCAATTCACCGCAACCACTCTGTCTGCCGTGCGACGGCGCGGTTGGGCGCAGAGCGTGAGCGAGCGCGAGCAGGGGGTCGCCTCCGTCTCTGCTCCCGTGCGAAGCCCCTCCGGTCGGGTCATCGCGGCCGTGTCGATCTCCGGGCCCATCGACCGGGTCTCGCGACAACCAGGTCGGCTGCACGCGGGCACCGTGGTGGCGGGCGCCAACAAGCTCACCGAAGTGCTCGCCCGGGCACATGCGGCCGGACAGGGCGGCGCGCGACGCTCGGAACAGTCGGCCTGA
- a CDS encoding DUF3224 domain-containing protein codes for MDSAQRHTATGQFDIAMTAAEGDDTPGVGRWLFDKTFTGDLVGTSRGQMLGAGDPVTGGAGYVVIEMVSAQIGESEGGFALQHFGIMDESGFRQVIEVVPGSGLADLAGIAGTFTISQDESGAHHYELSYALPS; via the coding sequence ATGGATAGCGCGCAACGCCACACGGCGACGGGTCAGTTCGACATCGCGATGACGGCGGCGGAGGGCGACGACACCCCGGGGGTCGGTCGTTGGCTCTTCGACAAGACATTCACCGGCGACCTGGTGGGTACCTCGCGCGGGCAGATGCTGGGAGCGGGGGACCCGGTCACAGGCGGGGCGGGATATGTGGTCATCGAGATGGTCAGTGCGCAGATCGGTGAGAGCGAGGGTGGCTTTGCGTTGCAGCACTTCGGGATCATGGACGAGAGTGGCTTCCGGCAGGTGATCGAGGTGGTTCCCGGTTCGGGTCTGGCTGATCTGGCGGGCATCGCCGGAACCTTCACCATCAGCCAGGACGAATCAGGAGCGCACCACTACGAATTGAGCTACGCGCTGCCTTCGTAG